The Solanum lycopersicum chromosome 6, SLM_r2.1 genome has a window encoding:
- the LOC101246352 gene encoding serine/threonine-protein kinase AtPK1/AtPK6 produces the protein MAFAAQQKKAIHSMLANKLTHLKIPDSSSSSSPPPTDPDFDFSDVFGAPTSPSSSSSFLTDPQIIHSRSHSFVGPSPRITLSKPLPFHQEVDSEGESDSDKVNTHVGTHQTECSDGIEEISGDEGSAVTKFGPGDFEILRMIGKGSFGKVFQVKMKGYGGEGEGDGILAMKVMRKDTVIKNNHVDYMRAERDILTKVEHPFIVQLRYSFQTKSKLYLILDFINGGHLFYHLYRQGIFSEDQARIYAAEIVSAVSHLHQRGIVHRDLKPENILMDGDGHVMLTDFGLAKEIDESSRSNSMCGTMEYMAPEIIQSKGHNKDADWWSVGVLLYEMLTGQPPFTHANRKKLQEKIISEKLKLLPRLTGEAHSLLKGLLQKDPSKRLGSGPRGGDEIKSHKWFRTINWKKLDARELQPKFKPDVIGRDCTANFDKCWTTMPPDDSPASTPTTGEHFQGYTYVAPNPWLSSS, from the exons ATGGCCTTTGCAGCTCAGCAGAAGAAGGCTATTCATTCCATGTTAGCAAACAAGCTGACCCATCTCAAAATCCCTgactcttcttcatcatcatctccTCCTCCTACTGATCCAGACTTTGATTTTTCTGATGTTTTTGGTGCTCCTACCTCTCCTTCATCTTCTTCCAGTTTTCTAACTGACCCACAAATCATTCATAGTAGGTCCCACTCTTTTGTGGGTCCATCTCCAAGGATCACTCTCTCAAAACCTCTGCCTTTTCACCAAGAAGTTGATTCTGAGGGAGAAAGTGATAGTGATAAAGTTAATACTCATGTAGGTACTCACCAAACTGAATGTTCTGATGGGATTGAAGAGATTAGTGGAGATGAGGGGTCAGCTGTAACAAAATTTGGGCCAGGGGATTTTGAGATCTTGAGGATGATTGGAAAAGGTTCTTTTGGGAAGGTTTTTCAGGTGAAGATGAAGGGGTATGGTGGTGAGGGTGAGGGTGATGGAATATTAGCCATGAAAGTGATGAGGAAGGACACAGTAATCAAGAATAACCATGTGGATTATATGAGAGCTGAGAGGGATATTCTCACCAAAGTTGAGCACCCTTTTATTGTGCAGCTTAGATACTCATTTCAG ACGAAGTCTAAGCTTTACTTGATTTTGGATTTTATAAATGGAGGACATCTTTTCTATCATTTATACAGACAAGGGATTTTCAG TGAGGACCAGGCAAGGATTTATGCTGCTGAGATAGTTTCTGCTGTTTCACATCTTCACCAGAGAGGGATCGTGCATCGAGACCTCAAACCAGAAAATATTCTCATGGATGGTGATGGACAT GTCATGCTGACAGATTTTGGACTGGCAAAAGAGATTGATGAATCAAGCAGATCTAATTCAATGTGTGGAACCATGGAATACATGGCTCCGGAGATTATACAGTCCAAGGGCCACAATAAAGATGCTGACTGGTGGAGCGTTGGGGTACTTCTGTATGAGATGCTGACTGGTCAG CCACCTTTCACACATGCAAATAGAAAGAAGCTTCAGGAGAAGATCATCAGCGAGAAACTGAAACTTCTACCACGTCTGACTGGTGAAGCTCACTCTCTGCTCAAAGGA TTGCTACAGAAGGACCCATCCAAAAGATTAGGCAGTGGACCAAGAGGAGGGGATGAGATCAAAAGTCACAAGTGGTTCCGCACAATCAACTGGAAGAAACTTGATGCCAGAGAACTACAGCCTAAGTTCAAACCAGATGTAATTGGCAGAGATTGCACAGCCAATTTCGATAAATGTTGGACTACGATGCCACCGGATGACTCACCAGCATCTACTCCGACAACAGGCGAACACTTTCAAGGTTACACTTATGTAGCACCAAATCCTTGGCTCTCCTCTAG